A window of Drosophila subobscura isolate 14011-0131.10 chromosome E, UCBerk_Dsub_1.0, whole genome shotgun sequence contains these coding sequences:
- the LOC117891018 gene encoding transient-receptor-potential-like protein isoform X1, producing MKPQRPLCHRVEQLHTFLCAGMQEVSSGSATRSGSGRSRATTMVGGCCIPLGLPQPLLLEEKKFLLAVERGDMPNVRRILQKALRHHHININCMDPLGRRALTLAIDNENLEMVELLVVMGVETKDALLHAINAEFVEAVELLLEHEELIYKEGELYSWQKVDINTAMFAPDITPLMLAAHKNNFEILRILLDRGAAVPVPHDIRCGCEECMRLMGEDSLRHSLSRVNIYRALCSPSLICLTSSDPILTAFQLSWDLRNLALTEQECKADYIELRRQCQNFAVDLLDQTRTSNELAIILNYDPHMSSYEPGDRMSLTRLVQAISYKQKKFVAHSNIQQLLSSIWYDGLPGFRRKSIVDKVICIAQVAVLFPLYCFIYMFAPNCRTGRLMRKPFMKFLIHASSYLFFLFVLILVSQRADDDFVRIFGTTRMKANLVEQELRQRGQAPSKLELVVVLYVAGFMWEEVQEIFAVGMKNYLRNMWNFIDFLRNTLYVSVMCLRAFAYIQQATEIAKDPQMAYIPREKWHDFDPQLIAEGLFAAANVFSALKLVHLFSINPHLGPLQISLGRMVIDIVKFFFIYSLVLFAFACGLNQLLWYFAALEKSKCYVLPGGEADWGSHGDSCMKWRRFGNLFESSQSLFWASFGMVGLDDFELSGIKSYTRFWGLLMFGSYSVINVIVLLNLLIAMMSNSYAMIDEHSDTEWKFARTKLWMSYFEDSATLPPPFNVLPSVKWLIRLFRKSSKVIDRQRSKQKRLEQEEFNKYDNIMRSLVWRYVAAMHRKFEQNPVSEDDINEVKSEINTMRYEMLEIFENSGMDVSSANKKERHSRPRRIKVWERRLMKGFQVAPVQTSGESDACCNVNGEGDMREVKVENIPSRPAKETARERFQRVARTVLLQSTTHKWNVVLQGTLPNSQIGRCTKNERKNLQNQGKAIEEAKRLIMLNPGCSSGRESPIRIEFEDEKSSTLLQLLNQISEEISDRERPRIKPMWRPPLKSVSARAMAANNGRSHTAPELKISRKSLPPPTAAKTTATAPTPSSVSQLASSRSRELPLCPSKLATAAPALKKSTPIASGTSSRTPFSVELKGRGHISDGVSAGNANSFDIHVVDLDESRRRVGGDNCSDISSIASTSPQRPKKGN from the exons ATGAAACCCCAGCGTCCATTGTGCCATCGAGTTGAACAATTGCACACGTTTTTATGCGCTGGAATGCAAGAA GTATCGTCTGGGAGCGCCAcacgcagtggcagtgggaggagCCGCGCCACAACAATGGTGGGTGGATGCTGTATCCCACTGGGATTACCACAACCTTTGCTGCTCGAGGAGAAGAAGTTCCTGCTGGCTGTAGAGCGTGGCGATATGCCGAATGTACGCAG AATCCTGCAGAAGGCGCTGCGCCATCATCACATCAACATTAACTGCATGGATCCACTGGGCCGACGAGCCCTCACTCTGGCCATAGACAACGAGAACCTCGAGATGGTGGAGCTGCTCGTCGTGATGGGAGTGGAGACAAAGGACGCTTTGCTGCATGCCATCAATGCGGAGTTCGTAGAGgccgtggagctgctgctcgagcacGAGGAGCTCATCTACAAGGAGGGCGAGCTCTAT AGCTGGCAGAAGGTGGACATCAACACGGCCATGTTTGCGCCGGATATCACGCCCCTGATGCTGGCCGCTCACAAGAACAACTTTGAGATACTGCGCATTCTGCTGGATCGGGGAGCGGCTGTGCCAGTGCCCCACGACATACG TTGCGGCTGCGAGGAGTGTATGCGCCTCATGGGCGAGGACTCGCTGCGGCACTCCCTGTCGCGGGTGAACATCTATCGGGCCCTGTGCAGTCCCTCGCTGATCTGTCTCACCTCCAGCGATCCCATACTGACCGCCTTTCAGCTCTCCTGGGATCTGCGGAACCTGGCGCTGACTGAGCAGGAGTGCAAGGCGGATTACATCGAGCTGCGGCGTCAGTGCCAGAATTTCGCGGTGGACCTGCTTGACCAGACGCGCACCTCCAACGAGCTGGCCATCATCCTCAACTACGATCCGCACATGTCCAGCTACGAGCCAGGGGACCGCATGAGTCTGACACGTCTCGTCCAGGCCATATCCTACAAACAGAAGAAG TTTGTGGCCCACTCGAACATCCAGCAATTGCTCTCCTCCATTTGGTACGACGGGCTGCCAGGCTTCCGTCGCAAGAGCATCGTGGACAAAGTCATATGCATCGCACAGGTGGCTGTGCTCTTTCCCCTGTACTGCTTCATCTACATGTTTGCCCCCAACTGCCGGACGGGACGGCTGATGCGGAAGCCATTTATGAAGTTTCTCATCCATGCCTCCTCCTATTTGTTCTTTCTGT tcgtcctcatcctcgtctcACAGCGGGCGGATGACGACTTTGTGCGCATCTTTGGCACGACGCGTATGAAGGCGAATctggtggagcaggagctgcgtCAGCGGGGCCAGGCACCCAgcaagctggagctggtcgTGGTCCTGTACGTGGCGGGTTTTATGTGGGAGGAAGTGCAGGAGATATTCGCCGTGGGCATGAAGAACTACCTGCGCAATATGTGGAATTTTATCGACTTTCTACGCAACACACTCTACGTGAGCGTCATGTGTCTGAG GGCCTTTGCCTACATCCAGCAGGCCACGGAAATAGCCAAGGATCCACAGATGGCCTACATACCGCGCGAGAAGTGGCATGACTTCGATCCCCAGCTCATAGCCGAGGGCCTGTTTGCCGCCGCCAATGTCTTCTCCGCCCTAAAGCTGGTGCACCTCTTCAGCATCAATCCCCACCTGGGCCCACTGCAGATATCGCTGGGCCGCATGGTCATCGACATTGTCAAGTTCTTCTTCATCTACAGCCTCGTGCTGTTCGCCTTCGCCTGTGGCCTCAATCAGCTGCTCTGGTACTTTGCCGCGCTCGAGAAGAGCAAGTGCTATGTCCTGCCGGGCGGAGAGGCGGACTGGGGCTCGCACGGCGACTCCTGCATGAAGTGGCGTCGCTTTGGCAA CCTGTTTGAgtcgtcgcagtcgctgttCTGGGCCAGCTTCGGCATGGTGGGCCTGGACGACTTCGAGCTGAGCGGCATCAAGTCGTACACCCGCTTCTGGGGCCTCCTCATGTTCGGCTCGTACAGCGTCATCAATGTGATTGTGCTCCTGAATCTGCTCATTGCCATGATGTCCAATTCGTATGCCATGATTGAT GAGCACTCGGACACCGAGTGGAAGTTCGCACGCACCAAGCTGTGGATGAGCTATTTCGAGGACAGCGCCACCCTGCCGCCGCCCTTTAATGTCCTGCCCTCGGTGAAGTGGCTCATTAGGCTGTTTCGAAAGTCCAGCAAGGTCATCGATCGGCAGCGTTCCAAG CAGAAGCgactggagcaggaggagttcAACAAGTACGACAACATCATGCGCTCGCTGGTGTGGCGCTATGTGGCGGCCATGCATCGCAAGTTTGAGCAGAATCCCGTCTCCGAGGATGACATCAACGAGGTGAAGAGCGAAATCAACACGATGCGATACGAGATGCTGGAGATATTCGAGAACAGCGGCATGGACGTGTCCTCGGCGAACAAAAAGGAGCGGC ATTCCCGACCTCGACGCATCAAGGTCTGGGAGCGACGCCTGATGAAGGGCTTCCAGGTGGCTCCGGTTCAAACAAGCGGGGAATCTGATGCCTGCTGCAATGTCAACGGCGAAGGCGATATGCGGGAGGTCAAGGTCGAAAACATACCCTCCCGGCCGGCCAAGGAGACGGCCCGCGAGAGATTCCAGCGGGTGGCGCGcacggtgctgctgcagtccacCACCCACAAGTGGAACGTGGTGCTCCAGGGCACGCTGCCCAACTCCCAGATCGGACGCTGCACCAAGAACGAGCGCAAGAACCTACAAAATCAAGGCAAGGCTATCGAAGAGGCCAAGAG GCTTATCATGCTCAATCCCGGCTGTTCCTCGGGTCGCGAGTCGCCCATCCGCATCGAGTTCGAAGATGAGAAGTCGAGCaccttgctgcagctgctcaaccAGATAAGCGAGGAGATCAGCGACCGCGAGCGTCCCCGAATCAAACCCATGTGGCGACCACCGCTGAAGTCCGTGAGCGCTAGGGCAATGGCAGCCAACAATGGCAGGTCTCATACGGCGCCCGAGTTGAAAATTAGCAGGAAGTCCCTGCCGCCACCAACTGCAGCTaaaacaacagctacagcGCCTACTCCAAGTTCCGTTTCTCAGCTGGCTAGCAGTCGATCACGAGAGCTGCCTTTGTGCCCTAGCAAACTAGCgacggctgctcctgctctcaAGAAGTCAACACCAATAGCTTCAGGCACATCTTCACGAACTCCCTTCTCCGTGGAGCTGAAGGGTCGAGGACATATCTCAGATGGTGTGTCGGCGGGTAATGCAAACTCCTTCGACATCCACGTGGTCGATTTGGATGAGAGTAGAAGGCGCGTAGGCGGGGATAATTGTTCCGATATAAGCTCCATTGCCAGCACGAGTCCCCAGCGGCCAAAGAAAGGAAACTAA
- the LOC117891018 gene encoding transient-receptor-potential-like protein isoform X4 — protein MGRIKKKKLPTGVSSGSATRSGSGRSRATTMVGGCCIPLGLPQPLLLEEKKFLLAVERGDMPNVRRILQKALRHHHININCMDPLGRRALTLAIDNENLEMVELLVVMGVETKDALLHAINAEFVEAVELLLEHEELIYKEGELYSWQKVDINTAMFAPDITPLMLAAHKNNFEILRILLDRGAAVPVPHDIRCGCEECMRLMGEDSLRHSLSRVNIYRALCSPSLICLTSSDPILTAFQLSWDLRNLALTEQECKADYIELRRQCQNFAVDLLDQTRTSNELAIILNYDPHMSSYEPGDRMSLTRLVQAISYKQKKFVAHSNIQQLLSSIWYDGLPGFRRKSIVDKVICIAQVAVLFPLYCFIYMFAPNCRTGRLMRKPFMKFLIHASSYLFFLFVLILVSQRADDDFVRIFGTTRMKANLVEQELRQRGQAPSKLELVVVLYVAGFMWEEVQEIFAVGMKNYLRNMWNFIDFLRNTLYVSVMCLRAFAYIQQATEIAKDPQMAYIPREKWHDFDPQLIAEGLFAAANVFSALKLVHLFSINPHLGPLQISLGRMVIDIVKFFFIYSLVLFAFACGLNQLLWYFAALEKSKCYVLPGGEADWGSHGDSCMKWRRFGNLFESSQSLFWASFGMVGLDDFELSGIKSYTRFWGLLMFGSYSVINVIVLLNLLIAMMSNSYAMIDEHSDTEWKFARTKLWMSYFEDSATLPPPFNVLPSVKWLIRLFRKSSKVIDRQRSKKRLEQEEFNKYDNIMRSLVWRYVAAMHRKFEQNPVSEDDINEVKSEINTMRYEMLEIFENSGMDVSSANKKERHSRPRRIKVWERRLMKGFQVAPVQTSGESDACCNVNGEGDMREVKVENIPSRPAKETARERFQRVARTVLLQSTTHKWNVVLQGTLPNSQIGRCTKNERKNLQNQGKAIEEAKRLIMLNPGCSSGRESPIRIEFEDEKSSTLLQLLNQISEEISDRERPRIKPMWRPPLKSVSARAMAANNGRSHTAPELKISRKSLPPPTAAKTTATAPTPSSVSQLASSRSRELPLCPSKLATAAPALKKSTPIASGTSSRTPFSVELKGRGHISDGVSAGNANSFDIHVVDLDESRRRVGGDNCSDISSIASTSPQRPKKGN, from the exons ATGGGTCGCATtaagaagaagaagctgccGACAGGT GTATCGTCTGGGAGCGCCAcacgcagtggcagtgggaggagCCGCGCCACAACAATGGTGGGTGGATGCTGTATCCCACTGGGATTACCACAACCTTTGCTGCTCGAGGAGAAGAAGTTCCTGCTGGCTGTAGAGCGTGGCGATATGCCGAATGTACGCAG AATCCTGCAGAAGGCGCTGCGCCATCATCACATCAACATTAACTGCATGGATCCACTGGGCCGACGAGCCCTCACTCTGGCCATAGACAACGAGAACCTCGAGATGGTGGAGCTGCTCGTCGTGATGGGAGTGGAGACAAAGGACGCTTTGCTGCATGCCATCAATGCGGAGTTCGTAGAGgccgtggagctgctgctcgagcacGAGGAGCTCATCTACAAGGAGGGCGAGCTCTAT AGCTGGCAGAAGGTGGACATCAACACGGCCATGTTTGCGCCGGATATCACGCCCCTGATGCTGGCCGCTCACAAGAACAACTTTGAGATACTGCGCATTCTGCTGGATCGGGGAGCGGCTGTGCCAGTGCCCCACGACATACG TTGCGGCTGCGAGGAGTGTATGCGCCTCATGGGCGAGGACTCGCTGCGGCACTCCCTGTCGCGGGTGAACATCTATCGGGCCCTGTGCAGTCCCTCGCTGATCTGTCTCACCTCCAGCGATCCCATACTGACCGCCTTTCAGCTCTCCTGGGATCTGCGGAACCTGGCGCTGACTGAGCAGGAGTGCAAGGCGGATTACATCGAGCTGCGGCGTCAGTGCCAGAATTTCGCGGTGGACCTGCTTGACCAGACGCGCACCTCCAACGAGCTGGCCATCATCCTCAACTACGATCCGCACATGTCCAGCTACGAGCCAGGGGACCGCATGAGTCTGACACGTCTCGTCCAGGCCATATCCTACAAACAGAAGAAG TTTGTGGCCCACTCGAACATCCAGCAATTGCTCTCCTCCATTTGGTACGACGGGCTGCCAGGCTTCCGTCGCAAGAGCATCGTGGACAAAGTCATATGCATCGCACAGGTGGCTGTGCTCTTTCCCCTGTACTGCTTCATCTACATGTTTGCCCCCAACTGCCGGACGGGACGGCTGATGCGGAAGCCATTTATGAAGTTTCTCATCCATGCCTCCTCCTATTTGTTCTTTCTGT tcgtcctcatcctcgtctcACAGCGGGCGGATGACGACTTTGTGCGCATCTTTGGCACGACGCGTATGAAGGCGAATctggtggagcaggagctgcgtCAGCGGGGCCAGGCACCCAgcaagctggagctggtcgTGGTCCTGTACGTGGCGGGTTTTATGTGGGAGGAAGTGCAGGAGATATTCGCCGTGGGCATGAAGAACTACCTGCGCAATATGTGGAATTTTATCGACTTTCTACGCAACACACTCTACGTGAGCGTCATGTGTCTGAG GGCCTTTGCCTACATCCAGCAGGCCACGGAAATAGCCAAGGATCCACAGATGGCCTACATACCGCGCGAGAAGTGGCATGACTTCGATCCCCAGCTCATAGCCGAGGGCCTGTTTGCCGCCGCCAATGTCTTCTCCGCCCTAAAGCTGGTGCACCTCTTCAGCATCAATCCCCACCTGGGCCCACTGCAGATATCGCTGGGCCGCATGGTCATCGACATTGTCAAGTTCTTCTTCATCTACAGCCTCGTGCTGTTCGCCTTCGCCTGTGGCCTCAATCAGCTGCTCTGGTACTTTGCCGCGCTCGAGAAGAGCAAGTGCTATGTCCTGCCGGGCGGAGAGGCGGACTGGGGCTCGCACGGCGACTCCTGCATGAAGTGGCGTCGCTTTGGCAA CCTGTTTGAgtcgtcgcagtcgctgttCTGGGCCAGCTTCGGCATGGTGGGCCTGGACGACTTCGAGCTGAGCGGCATCAAGTCGTACACCCGCTTCTGGGGCCTCCTCATGTTCGGCTCGTACAGCGTCATCAATGTGATTGTGCTCCTGAATCTGCTCATTGCCATGATGTCCAATTCGTATGCCATGATTGAT GAGCACTCGGACACCGAGTGGAAGTTCGCACGCACCAAGCTGTGGATGAGCTATTTCGAGGACAGCGCCACCCTGCCGCCGCCCTTTAATGTCCTGCCCTCGGTGAAGTGGCTCATTAGGCTGTTTCGAAAGTCCAGCAAGGTCATCGATCGGCAGCGTTCCAAG AAGCgactggagcaggaggagttcAACAAGTACGACAACATCATGCGCTCGCTGGTGTGGCGCTATGTGGCGGCCATGCATCGCAAGTTTGAGCAGAATCCCGTCTCCGAGGATGACATCAACGAGGTGAAGAGCGAAATCAACACGATGCGATACGAGATGCTGGAGATATTCGAGAACAGCGGCATGGACGTGTCCTCGGCGAACAAAAAGGAGCGGC ATTCCCGACCTCGACGCATCAAGGTCTGGGAGCGACGCCTGATGAAGGGCTTCCAGGTGGCTCCGGTTCAAACAAGCGGGGAATCTGATGCCTGCTGCAATGTCAACGGCGAAGGCGATATGCGGGAGGTCAAGGTCGAAAACATACCCTCCCGGCCGGCCAAGGAGACGGCCCGCGAGAGATTCCAGCGGGTGGCGCGcacggtgctgctgcagtccacCACCCACAAGTGGAACGTGGTGCTCCAGGGCACGCTGCCCAACTCCCAGATCGGACGCTGCACCAAGAACGAGCGCAAGAACCTACAAAATCAAGGCAAGGCTATCGAAGAGGCCAAGAG GCTTATCATGCTCAATCCCGGCTGTTCCTCGGGTCGCGAGTCGCCCATCCGCATCGAGTTCGAAGATGAGAAGTCGAGCaccttgctgcagctgctcaaccAGATAAGCGAGGAGATCAGCGACCGCGAGCGTCCCCGAATCAAACCCATGTGGCGACCACCGCTGAAGTCCGTGAGCGCTAGGGCAATGGCAGCCAACAATGGCAGGTCTCATACGGCGCCCGAGTTGAAAATTAGCAGGAAGTCCCTGCCGCCACCAACTGCAGCTaaaacaacagctacagcGCCTACTCCAAGTTCCGTTTCTCAGCTGGCTAGCAGTCGATCACGAGAGCTGCCTTTGTGCCCTAGCAAACTAGCgacggctgctcctgctctcaAGAAGTCAACACCAATAGCTTCAGGCACATCTTCACGAACTCCCTTCTCCGTGGAGCTGAAGGGTCGAGGACATATCTCAGATGGTGTGTCGGCGGGTAATGCAAACTCCTTCGACATCCACGTGGTCGATTTGGATGAGAGTAGAAGGCGCGTAGGCGGGGATAATTGTTCCGATATAAGCTCCATTGCCAGCACGAGTCCCCAGCGGCCAAAGAAAGGAAACTAA
- the LOC117891018 gene encoding transient-receptor-potential-like protein isoform X3: MGRIKKKKLPTGVSSGSATRSGSGRSRATTMVGGCCIPLGLPQPLLLEEKKFLLAVERGDMPNVRRILQKALRHHHININCMDPLGRRALTLAIDNENLEMVELLVVMGVETKDALLHAINAEFVEAVELLLEHEELIYKEGELYSWQKVDINTAMFAPDITPLMLAAHKNNFEILRILLDRGAAVPVPHDIRCGCEECMRLMGEDSLRHSLSRVNIYRALCSPSLICLTSSDPILTAFQLSWDLRNLALTEQECKADYIELRRQCQNFAVDLLDQTRTSNELAIILNYDPHMSSYEPGDRMSLTRLVQAISYKQKKFVAHSNIQQLLSSIWYDGLPGFRRKSIVDKVICIAQVAVLFPLYCFIYMFAPNCRTGRLMRKPFMKFLIHASSYLFFLFVLILVSQRADDDFVRIFGTTRMKANLVEQELRQRGQAPSKLELVVVLYVAGFMWEEVQEIFAVGMKNYLRNMWNFIDFLRNTLYVSVMCLRAFAYIQQATEIAKDPQMAYIPREKWHDFDPQLIAEGLFAAANVFSALKLVHLFSINPHLGPLQISLGRMVIDIVKFFFIYSLVLFAFACGLNQLLWYFAALEKSKCYVLPGGEADWGSHGDSCMKWRRFGNLFESSQSLFWASFGMVGLDDFELSGIKSYTRFWGLLMFGSYSVINVIVLLNLLIAMMSNSYAMIDEHSDTEWKFARTKLWMSYFEDSATLPPPFNVLPSVKWLIRLFRKSSKVIDRQRSKQKRLEQEEFNKYDNIMRSLVWRYVAAMHRKFEQNPVSEDDINEVKSEINTMRYEMLEIFENSGMDVSSANKKERHSRPRRIKVWERRLMKGFQVAPVQTSGESDACCNVNGEGDMREVKVENIPSRPAKETARERFQRVARTVLLQSTTHKWNVVLQGTLPNSQIGRCTKNERKNLQNQGKAIEEAKRLIMLNPGCSSGRESPIRIEFEDEKSSTLLQLLNQISEEISDRERPRIKPMWRPPLKSVSARAMAANNGRSHTAPELKISRKSLPPPTAAKTTATAPTPSSVSQLASSRSRELPLCPSKLATAAPALKKSTPIASGTSSRTPFSVELKGRGHISDGVSAGNANSFDIHVVDLDESRRRVGGDNCSDISSIASTSPQRPKKGN, translated from the exons ATGGGTCGCATtaagaagaagaagctgccGACAGGT GTATCGTCTGGGAGCGCCAcacgcagtggcagtgggaggagCCGCGCCACAACAATGGTGGGTGGATGCTGTATCCCACTGGGATTACCACAACCTTTGCTGCTCGAGGAGAAGAAGTTCCTGCTGGCTGTAGAGCGTGGCGATATGCCGAATGTACGCAG AATCCTGCAGAAGGCGCTGCGCCATCATCACATCAACATTAACTGCATGGATCCACTGGGCCGACGAGCCCTCACTCTGGCCATAGACAACGAGAACCTCGAGATGGTGGAGCTGCTCGTCGTGATGGGAGTGGAGACAAAGGACGCTTTGCTGCATGCCATCAATGCGGAGTTCGTAGAGgccgtggagctgctgctcgagcacGAGGAGCTCATCTACAAGGAGGGCGAGCTCTAT AGCTGGCAGAAGGTGGACATCAACACGGCCATGTTTGCGCCGGATATCACGCCCCTGATGCTGGCCGCTCACAAGAACAACTTTGAGATACTGCGCATTCTGCTGGATCGGGGAGCGGCTGTGCCAGTGCCCCACGACATACG TTGCGGCTGCGAGGAGTGTATGCGCCTCATGGGCGAGGACTCGCTGCGGCACTCCCTGTCGCGGGTGAACATCTATCGGGCCCTGTGCAGTCCCTCGCTGATCTGTCTCACCTCCAGCGATCCCATACTGACCGCCTTTCAGCTCTCCTGGGATCTGCGGAACCTGGCGCTGACTGAGCAGGAGTGCAAGGCGGATTACATCGAGCTGCGGCGTCAGTGCCAGAATTTCGCGGTGGACCTGCTTGACCAGACGCGCACCTCCAACGAGCTGGCCATCATCCTCAACTACGATCCGCACATGTCCAGCTACGAGCCAGGGGACCGCATGAGTCTGACACGTCTCGTCCAGGCCATATCCTACAAACAGAAGAAG TTTGTGGCCCACTCGAACATCCAGCAATTGCTCTCCTCCATTTGGTACGACGGGCTGCCAGGCTTCCGTCGCAAGAGCATCGTGGACAAAGTCATATGCATCGCACAGGTGGCTGTGCTCTTTCCCCTGTACTGCTTCATCTACATGTTTGCCCCCAACTGCCGGACGGGACGGCTGATGCGGAAGCCATTTATGAAGTTTCTCATCCATGCCTCCTCCTATTTGTTCTTTCTGT tcgtcctcatcctcgtctcACAGCGGGCGGATGACGACTTTGTGCGCATCTTTGGCACGACGCGTATGAAGGCGAATctggtggagcaggagctgcgtCAGCGGGGCCAGGCACCCAgcaagctggagctggtcgTGGTCCTGTACGTGGCGGGTTTTATGTGGGAGGAAGTGCAGGAGATATTCGCCGTGGGCATGAAGAACTACCTGCGCAATATGTGGAATTTTATCGACTTTCTACGCAACACACTCTACGTGAGCGTCATGTGTCTGAG GGCCTTTGCCTACATCCAGCAGGCCACGGAAATAGCCAAGGATCCACAGATGGCCTACATACCGCGCGAGAAGTGGCATGACTTCGATCCCCAGCTCATAGCCGAGGGCCTGTTTGCCGCCGCCAATGTCTTCTCCGCCCTAAAGCTGGTGCACCTCTTCAGCATCAATCCCCACCTGGGCCCACTGCAGATATCGCTGGGCCGCATGGTCATCGACATTGTCAAGTTCTTCTTCATCTACAGCCTCGTGCTGTTCGCCTTCGCCTGTGGCCTCAATCAGCTGCTCTGGTACTTTGCCGCGCTCGAGAAGAGCAAGTGCTATGTCCTGCCGGGCGGAGAGGCGGACTGGGGCTCGCACGGCGACTCCTGCATGAAGTGGCGTCGCTTTGGCAA CCTGTTTGAgtcgtcgcagtcgctgttCTGGGCCAGCTTCGGCATGGTGGGCCTGGACGACTTCGAGCTGAGCGGCATCAAGTCGTACACCCGCTTCTGGGGCCTCCTCATGTTCGGCTCGTACAGCGTCATCAATGTGATTGTGCTCCTGAATCTGCTCATTGCCATGATGTCCAATTCGTATGCCATGATTGAT GAGCACTCGGACACCGAGTGGAAGTTCGCACGCACCAAGCTGTGGATGAGCTATTTCGAGGACAGCGCCACCCTGCCGCCGCCCTTTAATGTCCTGCCCTCGGTGAAGTGGCTCATTAGGCTGTTTCGAAAGTCCAGCAAGGTCATCGATCGGCAGCGTTCCAAG CAGAAGCgactggagcaggaggagttcAACAAGTACGACAACATCATGCGCTCGCTGGTGTGGCGCTATGTGGCGGCCATGCATCGCAAGTTTGAGCAGAATCCCGTCTCCGAGGATGACATCAACGAGGTGAAGAGCGAAATCAACACGATGCGATACGAGATGCTGGAGATATTCGAGAACAGCGGCATGGACGTGTCCTCGGCGAACAAAAAGGAGCGGC ATTCCCGACCTCGACGCATCAAGGTCTGGGAGCGACGCCTGATGAAGGGCTTCCAGGTGGCTCCGGTTCAAACAAGCGGGGAATCTGATGCCTGCTGCAATGTCAACGGCGAAGGCGATATGCGGGAGGTCAAGGTCGAAAACATACCCTCCCGGCCGGCCAAGGAGACGGCCCGCGAGAGATTCCAGCGGGTGGCGCGcacggtgctgctgcagtccacCACCCACAAGTGGAACGTGGTGCTCCAGGGCACGCTGCCCAACTCCCAGATCGGACGCTGCACCAAGAACGAGCGCAAGAACCTACAAAATCAAGGCAAGGCTATCGAAGAGGCCAAGAG GCTTATCATGCTCAATCCCGGCTGTTCCTCGGGTCGCGAGTCGCCCATCCGCATCGAGTTCGAAGATGAGAAGTCGAGCaccttgctgcagctgctcaaccAGATAAGCGAGGAGATCAGCGACCGCGAGCGTCCCCGAATCAAACCCATGTGGCGACCACCGCTGAAGTCCGTGAGCGCTAGGGCAATGGCAGCCAACAATGGCAGGTCTCATACGGCGCCCGAGTTGAAAATTAGCAGGAAGTCCCTGCCGCCACCAACTGCAGCTaaaacaacagctacagcGCCTACTCCAAGTTCCGTTTCTCAGCTGGCTAGCAGTCGATCACGAGAGCTGCCTTTGTGCCCTAGCAAACTAGCgacggctgctcctgctctcaAGAAGTCAACACCAATAGCTTCAGGCACATCTTCACGAACTCCCTTCTCCGTGGAGCTGAAGGGTCGAGGACATATCTCAGATGGTGTGTCGGCGGGTAATGCAAACTCCTTCGACATCCACGTGGTCGATTTGGATGAGAGTAGAAGGCGCGTAGGCGGGGATAATTGTTCCGATATAAGCTCCATTGCCAGCACGAGTCCCCAGCGGCCAAAGAAAGGAAACTAA